TGGACAAGGTTTCTCAAATAAAACCCACAAAAACCATGACTGAACTCTCCTTATAGTTAAAAAACCAAGTGGGTGAGGACAGTATTTTTCAGATTGATATTAGGGAAAGGGAAACAATCTAGACCTCACATCTGCCCAGTTACTGAAGGGAAGGATGAATTCTGAAGGAAGTTCCTATCTGCCAAGCAAGGAGATAAACAAATGCTAGATTATGGGCCATAGAAGAGGAAACCAGTAGCTTTGTTGATGTATAGGGGGGCTGGGACCCAGAAATAGTGACAGGCCATTCCTGCCTAAATGGATTCCAcacaagccttctttcagccaaagaaaaagttaattaaaaatatgCCATACTGGAAAGACTACTAAGAAGCCTCAACATGGGCTAGACTTAAAGAATCTGAACAGTAGGGATGCTTAAGCCGGCCAgactgaatctgagcaccttcgtGCAAATGAGATGAATCTTATACAGAAGACTGTGGGAACAGAGAAGGGGTCTAAAAGGAATTAAGGAGTGGTGGTCTCGGGCAGGTCCAGGTGCAGATAATGGAAGAGCAGGTAATTAACTGGAACGGGCTGATTGCCCTAAGTGAACACCGGGGACCTGGGCCTCCTGGGACAGTTcaggggcttttcctttttggaatCCACATCCCATTTCCACCAGCTTCATCAGTTGGGAAAAGACCAGTAGTGTCCAGAACACTTCTTCCCTTGGATGGAGAATACCTTTCAACCTTTCTCCCCATAAAGTACCACTACCTAAAATGGGGAGACTGCTCTTTGAGGGAGGATGGAATGACTTTCAAAGGTAACATTGAAAAGTCTGTGTGTTGTCTCTGAGATAAATGGTACCTTTGAGTCACTGGGTAAAGTAGATGCAAAGCAATAATGAGGTCCTGAGATGTGTTAGGGCGGGGTTTTCTGTGGGAGTCACAGTGGGACTGTCTGTGGCCTAGCCTAGCCTAGCCTAGCGGGTCACAATGGTGGTAGGGAGCAGAAGACTCCAGCTCCTGTCTCCTCATCTCACTTTGCCGCTGGGTGGCACTGAATTAAGAAACTGTCTTGTCACGGGCTGTGCCTTCCTGTATATTCCCTTTCTTATAccaagaaagtggaaaaaaggaACTATTTGTACCCACTCTGCTCTCCTTTTGCCTTCGTTAATTACTGTTACAAATACCGGTTCACTGTTCAGGAGAAGATGCTGCCTTGTAACCCTTGTTTCAGAAGGTAATAGTTCTTTTAAACTCTATCCCTAGCTACAATTGCTTCTTTAAACTCCAGTCCTCCATCTGCATTTCAAACTGGCAAGGGGTAGGAAAATACTGAAATAGGGTGGGAATTTGGGATGCCTTTTCTCTGGAGAGCTCTTAGTAATAAAGATGCTGGATTAGAGGACAGTAGAAGGGGGACTGATATAACgatttggggaaaggagaaggtaTGAGGGCATCTAGTGCTCCATATCCCTCCCTGCCATCCATAGATGAGCTCCTAACTTAGGCCCCTGCTTCTTAACCAGCTTTATCGTCACTGAGAGGGACAGCCTGACACTCCGACCTCGGTGCTGCCTCCAGTGCTCCTGAGTCCCTAGCAGGCCACCAGGTGGGCAGAAGCACTGAGCAGGGAGACCACGAGCAGCTCAAAGAGCTGTACTCGGTAAGTGGACTTCTAAACAGGGATCCCCGCCCCTCCGCCTCCATCCAAGGCCTTGCTTTCCATAGTGGCATCCTAAGGAAACAGCCAGAAACAGTCATAATTTTAGAGTTGTAAGGGAATTTAGAAACTTAATTGAAGCTCATTTTACAAGGGTCCGGGAGGGAGCATAATGATTTGAGGtgacagatttagaactagaaaccAGGTGTTCTGACTTCCACTGTTCTTTTTCCACTTTAGTACGTCCTTAGTCTGACATGTCCGATTTTGGTTTTCTTACTcataagagggaaggaaggaatagaacAAATCTAAATGATGAATGAATTAACAGAGTAGGCAGTGGGCAGGAATTTGGCATTATTTTATTACTGCCTTGGGAAAGATTTTTCCTGTTGGAATGATggtaaaacaaagaataaagtcTTCAAGTTTCTAAACTTTACAGGAAAGGATGATAAGTATGTTCATTCTCCTTTATGTGTGAGACCTCTAGAGGAAAGGGTAAAATGGTGATGACTGAGGTTAGAAAATGTTCTCTTTAGATGACATGATTTCTGAGTGTTGTTAGGCTCTGGAATTAAGGGATACTATGGAATCcccaataatgagataaccttaCCTCACCTCCCAAACTAAgattctgggtttgttttttttgagctgaagagaaagggaagagggtggGGTGGTAAGTTGGGATAGGAACAGTATCCAGtaaataaatatctttaataaccttggcattttttttttccttcacagggTGGGAACCTGACAGTGCTTGCTAATGACTCCCTGCTCCACCAGGACCCAGTACAGTTAGATTTCCACTTCCGCCTCACCCCTCAGGCTTCTGCCCACTGGCACGGCCTCCTCTGTGACCACCGGCTCTTCCTGGACATCCCCTACCGGGCACTGGACCAAGGCAATAGGGAGAGGTGAGAGTAGAACACTTCATTATCCCAAGATGGATTCCTCTAATGGAATAGCCAGCTATCCCACAAACAGTGATGCTCTAGAAGTGAAAGATCAAGGTATACATAGGGATTAGGTGAACACGAAAATATAGAGGAGACTAGTCATCTTGGAGGTGGGCTTAAGGTGCACAAAAACATGGAGCAGGCTCTTGGGATTCTAGAAATTATGGTCATTGGGACATTATAATATTATTCTTCCTGCAGTGG
The DNA window shown above is from Notamacropus eugenii isolate mMacEug1 chromosome 2, mMacEug1.pri_v2, whole genome shotgun sequence and carries:
- the OAZ3 gene encoding LOW QUALITY PROTEIN: ornithine decarboxylase antizyme 3 (The sequence of the model RefSeq protein was modified relative to this genomic sequence to represent the inferred CDS: deleted 1 base in 1 codon), whose amino-acid sequence is MLPCNPCFRSFIVTERDSLTLRPRCCLQCSESLAGHQVGRSTEQGDHEQLKELYSGGNLTVLANDSLLHQDPVQLDFHFRLTPQASAHWHGLLCDHRLFLDIPYRALDQGNRESLTATLEYVEEKTDVDSVFVNFHNARNDRGALLRAFSYMGFAVVRPDHPALPPWDNVIFMVYPLERDCGHLPSKPS